The region CACTTCTGCATCATTATACCACCAGCTATTTTATTCAGACCATGGCCTATGCTGATCTTTTTGTTGGAGTCAGCTGCTTGGTTCCTACTTTGTCACTGCTCCACTACTCGACAGGTGTCCACGAGTCTTTGACTTGTCAAGTTTTTGGATATATCATCTCTGTGCTAAAAAGCGTATCTATGGCATGTCTTGCTTGCATCAGTGTGGATCGCTATCTCGCTATTACAAAGCCTCTCTCCTATAATCAACTGGTCACACCTTGTCGCTTGAGAATCTGCATCATTTTGATCTGGATATACTCTTGTCTGAtcttcttgccttccttttttgGTTGGGGAAAACCTGGTTACCATGGAGATATTTTTGAATGGTGTGCTACCTCCTGGCTAACTAATGCCTATTTTACTGGCTTTATCGTGTGCTTACTATAcgctcctgctgcctttgtcaTATGTTTCACCTATTTCCACATCTTTAAAATTTGCCGGCAGCACACCAAAGAGATAAATGATCGGAGAGCTCGATTTCCTAGCCACGAAGTGGATGCTGCTGGGGAGACTGGGCACAGCCCCGATCGCCGCTATGCCATGGTTTTGTTTCGGATAACCAGTGTGTTCTACATGCTGTGGCTCCCCTATATCATATACTTTCTGCTGGAGAGCTCTAGGGTGTTGGAAAACCCAGCACTTTCCTTCTTAACGACATGGCTTGCTATAAGCAATAGTTTCTGCAACTGTGTGATATATAGCCTCTCCAACAGCGTTTTCAGGCTGGGACTGCGGAGACTGTCGGAGACAATATGTTCATCTTGTATGTGTTTAAAAGACAGGGATGTACGGGACCCTAAACCAAGAAAACGGGCTAATTCCTGCtccatttaaagaaaactggcGCATGTAACCAAACGCGGAGTTTTGATAGTATTTGCTGTATCTGGAAACTTGCCAGAAGAGAAATGTTTACTTGAATAGCTTGCTGTGATGTTAGAGTGAGTTTAAAAGTGATGGCGGAAAAGGAAGAGGCTGCTGTAAGAGGGGTCACTGAACTTGAATATAGCTCTTGTGAAATTGTGAGGAGAGGAATTTGACAGAGACGATGAAGAAAGTCAGAACTAAAAATCTTCCAAAGGGCATGAAATAACTACCACATCAGAGGAGGTTCCTCCTAAATAAGTTAGTTACTACCTTATATTTTCCCCCTTGTAGAAAAGTTGTCTTACTATCTTTGTGTCAGAATATACTGTAGCCTtctgaatttaaatatatttaagaggAAACAATCAACAACACAGTAAGCGGCTATCCGTAAATTATATACCTGAGGACTATAGTAGATATTGCAGATTAATAATCAGCTCTGTCTCTGCTCACATCTTGTACAATTTTCGGTTGTACAAACAATCCGCAATGCATAAAACctacactgggcatgacgctTTTGGATAAAATGGCACATTTTGGTACAACTTTCACAGAAGCTCTCCCTctcatttcccctttttttccataCTGTGCATCCCTAGATTCCATCGCGTCCAAGTGGGTTAGTTCGAGGGCACCTACGAGGTAGACTGAGTTTCAAACCATTCGTCCTGCAGAAAGCAATAGCCCTTCCTGGCTGGCTGGCTAACTGTAGCTGCCCATGTACAATGACTTCTTCAATCTTGCATTCTCTTGATCCTGTTAAATTAGCACACAGTATCGATGTAGTGTCCTTTAGGGTGTACTAAAGCTTTTCCTTTATTGGCTACACAGATAATCCTAATGCAAATATGATAATCGCACACAGCAGTGTGCATCACTgcttagaaaattaaaactaacCCTTTTCTTTGGGAAGTCTAAATAGCTTACTGTTGTAGCTGTCAATCCGTTGTGTGAACCTAGCTTGcacatactgtattttttttagagaaaacgTAAATTGTGGTCTGTGCCTAATGTTTTCATAGCACATGGAATAGGTCAATGCTACAGGATTAAAAAATTACACTTGCTTTAAGAGAAATACTTCTGTGCAGTTGTTGACTAGCTGTTTGTTAGACAAGTGTTCTCGGAGGAGGTGAACAAGACAGTTTAGTATTAAATACAGGCAAAGAgcttcagtatttccttttgtaCTGAACTGATTTTCAGGTCCACTGatgaaatcttttttattttgcaagggCACACATTAGGTTTGTGTAATAAATTGCCAGGGGTTCAGATGCATGCcaatcaataaaatatttaaattattattttgaaccaaatgtaattttcttagATGGTtattggctttttaaaaaggccCAATTATTGATTATTGGTGCCTTTTAACACTGCACTATTATTCCTTCTTTCACCAAAATGCATATGTAAAGATCGTGCCTATTACTTTTTGTAATGGAAGCTAACCACGCTTGCACACTTGTGGTTTGACTCTAGATCTCCCTTAATTATGTATTCTTTGTTCTGCTGAGGTGGTTCTGAACCCCTGTACGTTTTTTAAACCTGTAAGAAAGTTGAAACAATGGAATAAAGTAGTATTATGTATATCAAAACCAGCCTTGGCGTTAGTTCCCTGATGTTATGCTCTGTTCTCTGTGAAAGTTCTTTTGGGTTAGGACTCAAGAGTGAACGATTTAAAATCCAAACCTCAAAGCTGTTTACTTGCCCTCTTAAGCATTTATATACCGGCTTCTAGTGTTGCACAATCTTTAAAGCAGATTGAAATAGGACTTGAAACATTCCTCTAGCTAAGCTGAGCTGTTGCTGACAATTAGCCGTGATAGATATTACGGAAAAATGAGTAGTATTCTTTGCACGTATCTCACAGTGCTCCATGTCTACAGGAATGtgtctgctgccttcttttGAAAAGTTGCTGTTTATTGCGGAAGGCTCTTTTTGGCTGACTGCTGCTCTATAAGGTTGTGTAACCCTGTCTCTTCTTACACACACGACTTGGATTCATTTCgttttgtcattattttgtCATTGTTTCCTGCTTAGTAGGTCCTCAGCGTGCAAGACTTAGACAAGGAACAATGAAATATCTCATTTCTCACAACTCACGGGGCTGGTTTCGTACCAATAAAGTAGTTTTATATCTGTGCTCCAGAGCTGGCCGCTTACCGCTTCTGTTTTTTGTTGGCATTCCTGGTAACAGGTTTCTATGGGACCTCCTGAAATTCGAGAAAAGTTCTAGAAAATGCTTGAAGTTGAACTAACCTTTTATTAAACACAGCCTGGAGGCAGTAGATGCATTGTTAGCATGGTACTGTAACTACAAATACGTAGAAATACACAAGCTAACTCATTTGTATTGGTAGTGCCTTAGTTGAACCCCGCTTGTATAACCTCAGCAAATGGAGTTGATGTACAGCAACTTGAAGCTTTATTGCCTGCAAACAGTAGGTCAGAAAGAGCGCTTCACTTCAGAGGCTGCAGCACCAGGCTTGCTCACCAGCCCACCGGCTTCTTGCCCTAAAGGGCAGAGTCAGCAATACTTTTCTCCCTACCATCGTATTGAGCTTGTGGAGTTGTCAGGCGGAAGTgaagatttcctttttcctcaggCTATCCTTGGAGGGAGAGAATATAGTAGAAATCCAATACCCTGCAAACAAATTGTAGGTTCCTAGGTTCTTCAcccttggtttttttggtttgtttcttaaaCATTGGCTTAACGTTGTTGGTGCAAGAACGTTGATTTGCTTATCTGGAGCCCGAATTTCAGTTGCTGTAAAGTCACGCTTCAGCCTGTTCTCTGTTAAATCCAAGTCTCCTAGTCTCCTGGAATCTGTCAAATTAAACATCCTCAGCAGagttaaatactgtatttcttcatATGTTTCCCAGATGACAGGATTTGACCTGGTGGTCAGtcacatgaatttttaaatttagtgtgtttcattttttgaaagcGTTTTCTAAACTcatgaattaaaattttatttgagcGGGGTTTGTTATTGTTTTACTAATGCTGTCTGAGGATTCCAGCTGGTGctaaattttcttccaaaattataAGGCTGGACATTTTAATGGATTGAAAAAGTCCAATAGAAATTCTAGTCACCCAATCTGTCACTTTTGATTTTCATTCTGTCATTATATAAAGTCTCATGTTCTTGTATGAAAATCTGATTAAAGAATCAAACTTTTAAAGCTGGCATCTGGAGTACACATCCCACTTTCATGTGCCTGAAGATCTTTATGAGATATGAAATACCTAGTAAATAGAAAATCGACATGAAAATCGACATGAAAAAATCATTGTTGATAATACAGGCAATAATAAAGTCTCTCCATATACAGATACGTTGAGAGAGTCACTAAAACTTTagattcctttaaaaacaaaacaaaaaagaagtagccatgagaagaaaacatatgtaaaatactaaagaaaaagGTTAAAGTGAAGAGATATGCCTAATAGGTAAGCAAaccaaatacatacatataaagcTCCTTTGTGCAGGTAGATCATGTTGTGCTGTACATTTCTCTTGAATACTTATGCTTGTAGTGTAACAGAGGCTGTGTCAAGGTCAATTGCCTTACTGTTTTTGGAACCTCATGTCTTCAGCctaaggaaaagtaaaaaaaattgtgtaatGGCAGCAAAAGTGCTACCAGAAAAGTAGTTTTTTCTTCACCAAATTCTATGTGCTTCCTTATTTTCTGGAATGGCTAAGTGaatttctccttaaaatactattctttaaagggaaagaaaactgtagtaatgaaaagcataatgctgtcttttaaaagtttatgtATTGTCTTATagtaagatatttttttcccctgtttctgCTTAAGAATCCATTTTGTAATTGTACTTGGTAGCATGAGGTATATTTTTGTGCAGAATCTTCGTGCTTCCTCTACTGAAAAGTTTGGAGTGTTTTGCTTTATTGAGCCACCTTTCATGGATACAGTTTATgaagaccttttaaaaatggcatttatattgttttgacaattatttttaattcattagtGTTAGACAACTGAGTATCCGTAAGCACACTTCGTTTTCACACTCAGCAAAACTaataaaatgtccttttttggGTAAAATAACTTAGCAGTCAATATTAGAAATTGGCTATTAAGAAAAGTATATCAATCTAATGGTTAGTTATTTCATTAGCTATTTCATCTTCTgtatgaaaaattaagtttaacTATAAACAAAAGATTGTTATTGCAACAGGATATCGAGTTGATGGGAAATGCATCAGATTTAATACTATCTCACAGTTGGTTCTCAACATGAAACTATTTTATCTTTCCATATTACAGTTGTAGCCAAACGAATAAATATATcgatttctaattttttttttttttttaatgttggtgTTTGAATGGTGAGGATGTGTATCTCTCAATCCAAGCCGCTGCTCGTGGTGGGAATATCCCTTTAACAGGTCTCAAACTCAGTTGCAGCGTGCCTAGCAACATGATGGTCCTGGAGCTGACTTTGCCAAGGAGCAGTGCCAGAGGTTCAGGAGGCCAACATTGCCATGGGGGAAGAATGTCAATGAAGGTGGCAGTGGCCTCCCCAGCCATCCTCCAGGACCGGCTAATTTGCAGACCTTTCAGTTTTATTGTCACTGTCACCAAAAGGATAAGTTTAAGCCTTTGACTTCATCCCCGCCCCCTGTTACCTCTCTCTCTTTAGGCCATTTTATGGATGGAGTGGTGCATCATTCTACTGAAGAACTgaatcagatttattttgttggggtttttttgattaaaatattttatgtatggCATTTGAATGGCAAAAACAAACATTACTTTGTTAACTAGATGCCAATTAATTTTTAGGCTTTTCCAGAAGTGGAAGCATCACTGAGGTAGTGTTTTCCTGTCACTTGCAGCATTGCCTGGAACATTGCTTAAAGATAGTTTTTTCCAAAGGTTACATGATTTTTGCTAAACCAAATATGAAGTTCAagtaaaatctgatttttttccccccctattTAACATAGacgtttcttttttttttaaaagtatgtacTGAATTTATACATAGATCTCTGCAGTCGctgatcatttttaattgttaacaAAAGTCTATGCCATTATTGTAGCTTAGTGGGGTGAAAGCAATTTAGAAGGATATTTAAGAGTAGCTTCCTACTCACAGATTTTTCTAGTCATTCTTAAATGAGATGACTCTCTTCTTGATCTGATACTAGGAAGATCCTCTGAGCTTCATGAGCTTTAAGTGCTAAAGGAAGAGTATGTGAATGGAGAAGAAGCTGTTAATGGCTCTGTGTCCCAGCACAGCCTCGAGAAAATACTAAACCCCCGTCACTTTTACATCCATAATTTCTGTGGACTTTTCCTTTGTCCAAGTACTGTGAAAGGTAGGATGAATATAAGGAAACCTTAGtgctttcagctgtgc is a window of Gymnogyps californianus isolate 813 chromosome 8, ASM1813914v2, whole genome shotgun sequence DNA encoding:
- the GPR52 gene encoding G-protein coupled receptor 52, whose protein sequence is MNQSRWIEWRTLNMSSSVMNISEHLSCPLGFGHYNAVDICILETVVIVLLTFLIIAGNLTVIFVFHCAPLLHHYTTSYFIQTMAYADLFVGVSCLVPTLSLLHYSTGVHESLTCQVFGYIISVLKSVSMACLACISVDRYLAITKPLSYNQLVTPCRLRICIILIWIYSCLIFLPSFFGWGKPGYHGDIFEWCATSWLTNAYFTGFIVCLLYAPAAFVICFTYFHIFKICRQHTKEINDRRARFPSHEVDAAGETGHSPDRRYAMVLFRITSVFYMLWLPYIIYFLLESSRVLENPALSFLTTWLAISNSFCNCVIYSLSNSVFRLGLRRLSETICSSCMCLKDRDVRDPKPRKRANSCSI